The region TCCCTGGCCCGGAGGTGCAGCCGGGCCCTGATCTCCGTGCTGCGTGACTCGGCGGAGGTGGCGGTGCTGCGAGCGCTTCTGGGGAACGGCCGCCTGGTGGAGGCCGACGCGGTCATGATCGCTTCGGGGGGCAAGAACCCCGTCGAGGTGCTTCGGATGCTCGCGTTGAATCCGGTTTGGGGGGTGAGGCGCGCGGTCAGGCTGGCGCTGCTTCGCAATCCCCGTACCCCCGTTCCCGCCGCACTGGGCCTGATCCGCGGCATGTCCCGCCAGGATCTGGCCAGCCTGGCCGAGGACCGCGAGGCGCCCCGGATCGTCCGGGTCGGCGCCGAGCGCCGTCTCGGCGACGGTCCCGGCGGTTGACAGCGGCTTCCACGGCTTCCTACAATCGCTCGTCGGTCGAATCGAATCGGCAGGTCCGGCCCCCCCGGAGTTCTCCTGTGTCCTTGACGTCCTTCGGAGAGAACCTGAAACGCGAGCGCGAATTGCGCCATATCTCGCTCCGGGAGATCTCGGAAGCGACCAAGATCAATCTGCGCTATCTCGACGCGCTGGAGAAGAACGAGTTCCGGCATCTCCCGGGGGGGGTGTTCAACAAGGGCTTCATCCGCGCGTTCGCCCAGTACATCGGGATCGACCCGGAGGCCATGGTGGAGTCCTACCTCGAGGAACTCCAGCGTCAAGAGGCGCGCACCCAGGAGCGGGAGAAGGAGAAGGGCCGGAGGACGGCGGTCGAGCCCCGCCGCGGAGCACCCACGCGTGAGGCTCCCGGGCCTCGGCGCGCCCCGTGGATCGCCGCCGCGGTCGTCTTCGTCGTCATCGCGGTCGCGGCGGTGATCGGTGTCTCGACGCTCCTCCACCGCCGCGCTCGCGCACGCCTCGCGTCGCCGGCGCACGCCGACGTCACCGCTAAGGAGGCGGGCGCCAACCGGGAAGCCCCGGCTTCCTCGCCGCCGGCGGGAGGCGCCGCCGCCGAGCCCAGGCTCGAAGGCATCGCGGCGAAGATCGTCGTCGATCGGCCGGTCCGGGGCTCGATCACCTGCGACGGCACGCTGGTCCATTCCCTCGAGTCCCTCCCCCAAGGCGCGATGCTGGACGTTCACTGCCGGGAGACGCTCGTCCTCGACGCAGACGACGCGGGCGCGCTCCGCGTCGGGGTCGACGGAGCCGCGCCCGTTCGCCTGGGCGGCGACGGCACCCCGCTCATCGGCCACCGCATCGTCGCCGCCTCGGAGCGCGCGCCGGGGGGAGGGACGCCTTGAGCGCCCCATCGCCCACCGACGCCCTGGTGGGGAAGGTCCTCGACGGATCGGCCCCACTGACGCTCCGCGCCGCCGCGGCCCGCGGGGCCCTGCCCGTGGGGCGGGCGGTCCTGGCGAGGCTCTACCTTCACCTTCGCAACGACCCGGACGACACCGTCCGTAGCGAGGCGGAGTCGAACCTCGCGGGCCTCGACGGCGGAGCGATTCGCGAGATCCTCTCCGACCCGGCGTGCCACGCCGAGGTCCTCCGTCACTTCGCCGCGGCTGCGGCGAGGAACGAGGGGCTGGCGGAGATCGTCGCGTTCCATCCGGAGGTCCCCGACGACGCGCTCTCGGTGCTCGCGGCGGAGGGAAACTCCGCGGTGATCGAGCTGGTCCTCACGAACCAGACGCGGCTCCTCGGGAGCGCGGGGCTCCTGGACCGCCTGACCGCCAATCCCGCCTTGCGGCCCGACCAGCGGGGCCGGATCCTCGACCTCCTCGCGCATTTCTTCAAGGACCAGGAGACGGCCGGCGCAGCCGCGCCCGGCGGCTCGACGGGGATCGACGAGGTGGACGCGACCGAGGCCGCTCGCCTCCTCCAGGTGGACGTCGGCGAGCTGTTCGCGGCGAGCGAGATCCTCGACGGCGACGAATTCGAGAAGGCCGACGATCCCGTGGTCCGGAGCGTGTACCACAAGATCCTCAAGCTGATGACCGCGCAGAAAGCCATGCTGGCCATGAAAGGCGGACGCGAGGAGCGGACGATCCTGATCCGCGACACCAACAAGGTCGTGGCGCTGTCGGTCCTCAAGAACCCGAGGCTGACCGAGATGGAGGTCGAGAGGATCGCGGCGATGCGGAACGTCTCGGACGAGGTGCTGCGCGCGATCGGCGCCGGCCGCGAGTGGTCGAGAAACTACGGGGTCGTGTCCGCCCTGGTGAAGAACCCCCGCACCCCGCCAGGGATCTCGACGAACTTCATCCCCCGTCTCACGGTCCGCGACTTGAAATGGCTCGCGGCGGACAAGAACGTGCCGGAGATCGTCCGGCGGAACGCGAAGCGGAACTACGAGATGAGAATCCAGCAGCAGGATCAGAAACTCAGGAAGTGAGAGAGTCGCGGGAGACCGACGATGCGCCTGCTCAAGGAAATCCTGAACCTCATGGGGGGCTACCACGTGAAGTCCGGGATCTACCATTACTACCGCAACGAGTACAAGCAGGCCGTGGATTTCTTTCGGAAGGCGCTCCGGGACGAGCCGACCCTCGCCGAGAGCGACCGGCGCCTCGCGCGGTACTACATGACCGAGACGTTCGTGAGCTCCGCGGAGCGCTTCGAAAGCAAGGACGATCCCGAGGCGGCGGAGCGCGATTTCGCCCGTGCGGTGGAAGTGAGCCCCGATTACCCGGACATCCGCTTTCGGCACGGACGCGTGCTCGAGAAGCTGGGCCGGCACGACGACGCGATCCGGGAGTACGAGGCTGCGCTCGACAGCGATCACGGTTACCTGGACGCCAAGGTCGCACTCGCATTCTGCCTGCTCGCGGTGGGGCGCGAGGAGGAGGCGGCCGAGCGGTTCGCGGAGGCGCTGGAGATGAAGGTGCGCCACGTGCGGGACCCGTACGAAAAGGGGCTTCTGCGCCTCAGGGAGGGGATGATCGACGAGGCCCGCGAGTTCCTGAGGGAGGCGTTCTTCTCGGCACCGGACCGTTTCGCCGAGCACTACCGGAAGGCGCTGCAGCTCCTGAAGGCCGAGGATTGGGAGAACGCGCTGGACGAGATGGACCAGTCCATGGAGCTCAACCCGAAGTTCGCCGACCTGCACAACTACCGCGGCATCTGCCTCTGCCAGCTCGACCGCGTCGAGGAGGGGATCGGGGCGTTTCGAAGATCGGCGGCGCTGAACCCGGACTACGTGGAGGCCCGGCTGAACCTGGCGTTCGCGCAACTCCGGGCCGGACAGTTCAAGGAGGCCGAGTCCCAGCTCGAGGCGGTCCTCGCCCTCGATCCGACCCAGACCGCCGCGGCGCTGAAGGTCGAGGAGCTGCGCACGGGGCGCGCGTCGGAGTCGCGGCGCACGCCTCCGCGCGGAGGGACGAGATGAAGCCCGCCGCGCACGGACTGACCGACGTCGGCCGCCGTCGGGACAAGAACGAAGACGCCTACCTCGTGGAACCGTCGATGGGCCTCTACGCCGTGGCGGACGGGATGGGCGGGCACGCCGCGGGTGAGATCGCGTCGAGGCTCGCGATGGACGCGCTCTCTGACTCGATGCGACGGGGCGGCTGGAACCCGGACTCGGACGACACCGACGAAGCGACGCGGCGCCTGGAGTCGGCGGTGCTCGAGGCGAACCGGAGGATCTGCGACTCGATCCAGTTCCACGACGAGCAGCGGGGAATGGGCACCACCCTGGTCGCGCTGCTCACCGCCGGGGGCAGGGCGGTCCTGGCGCACGTGGGCGACTCGCGCGCCTACCTGCTTCGCGGCGGAGCGCTCGTGCGCCTCACGAGCGACCATTCCTGGGTGAACGAGCAAGTCAAGCTGGGGCTCCTTTCCGACGACGACGCTCAGCGCCATCCGATGAGGAACATCGTCACGCGCGCGCTGGGCAGCCGCCCCGACGTGGCGATGGATCGTGGGGTCGAGGACATGCACACCGGCGACGTGTTCCTGCTCTGCTCGGACGGCCTGAACACCATGTTGAGCGACGACGAGATCCGGGACCTGATGGATCGGCACCGCGGCCAGCCGGAGTCCGCCTGTCAGGCGCTGGTGGCGGCCGCCAATCAGCGCGGGGGCGAGGACAACGTCACGGTCGTCGTGGTCGTGGTGCCCTGAGCCCCGATCAGGTTCATAACCGGAGCGATTCCAACGGGCTCGTTTGACGGGACGGCCGATTCCGCCTATATTGGGGTGGCTTCGGCGCGAGACTTCCATGCGCGCGCCGTGAGCCTGGAGGCCGGGTGACGAAGTCCGCCACCTCAGGGGGGAGGAAGTTCGTACCCGGGGCGCTGCTGCTCCTCGCAGCCGTCGCCGCGTTCTCCCCGGCACGGGCGGACGCGATCGTCGCCTCCCGGTCCGCGACCCGGGCGCAGTCGCTCTCGGTGCTATCGGGTGGCGGCCCCATCCCGGTGGTGTGTCTCACGCCGCTGATAGAGTCGTTGCGGCAAGATCCCGCCACGGGAACCCCTGCCTCGCGGCGCGCGCTGGCATTGCTCCAGTCGGAATCGTCGTTGCTGGGAGAGCGCCGGGTCATGGACCGCGATGGGACGTCGATCCGGTACAGCGTGGACCGGATGTCCTTCGATCGCGTGGACCCGATGGACGGGGACGGCGACGGCCTGCCGGACGTGGTGGAAGCCGTGCTCGACGGGCTCGCGGCGACCCGGCGGCTGCTGGTGGACCAGATGGGGCTCCCGGGTCCGGGGCCTGCCGACGTGGTCCTGGCGAAGCTCGGCGGAGGCATCGATGGCTATCTGGTGCCGCCGGGCCGAAGGGACGGCAAGCCGCTCCTGATGATCGAGGCGGCGCCTCGAGGAGGGGCCGCCGTAGCCCGCAACGCGGTGATTCACCAGTTCGCCCACGCGGCTGCCCTCGCGGCCGGCCCCGCGATCCCGGTTCAGTTCGGAGAGGCCCTTGCGACTTGGGCCGTCTTCCGGCTCTCGGGTGGGCCCGACGCCCGGGTCGCCGGCCTGCTGGCCGAACGGCTGGAACGACTCGACGCCGGGCTCGCGACGGACGATCTCGCGCTTTCCGCGGGCAACGCAGCGTGGTTCGCGTACCTGGACGAGGCGTACGGCCTCACTGCGGTGAGCCTCGCCGTCGAGGAGCTTTCCACCGGAGCGGCGCCCGCCACCGCGCTCGATCGCGCGCTCAGGCGCGCGGTCGGCGAGCCCTTCAACGCGGCCTTCCGGGACTTCCACCTCTGGTCGGTCCTGACCGGCGGCCGTGCGGACGGACAGCACTTCTCGTTCGCGGATCGGCTCCCCTCCCCTTCGTTCGCCGCCACGGTGGACGGGCTGCCGGCCCTGTCCGTCCAGGCGGACCCGCCGGTCTCCGGGCTCGGCGCGGCGCAGATACTGTTCCGGCCGTGGGAGTCCAGCGGGGGGATGAATCTCCGATTCGAAGGTGAGATCGGGAGCAGGTGGGAGACCGACCTCCTGCTGGTGGATCCTCGCGGTCACGTCCGTCGGCTCGCCCTTCCGCTCTCGACCGAGGCCCGCGGGGAGGTGACGGTCCCGCTCAACCGGGTCG is a window of Terriglobia bacterium DNA encoding:
- a CDS encoding helix-turn-helix domain-containing protein encodes the protein MSLTSFGENLKRERELRHISLREISEATKINLRYLDALEKNEFRHLPGGVFNKGFIRAFAQYIGIDPEAMVESYLEELQRQEARTQEREKEKGRRTAVEPRRGAPTREAPGPRRAPWIAAAVVFVVIAVAAVIGVSTLLHRRARARLASPAHADVTAKEAGANREAPASSPPAGGAAAEPRLEGIAAKIVVDRPVRGSITCDGTLVHSLESLPQGAMLDVHCRETLVLDADDAGALRVGVDGAAPVRLGGDGTPLIGHRIVAASERAPGGGTP
- a CDS encoding tetratricopeptide repeat protein, whose protein sequence is MRLLKEILNLMGGYHVKSGIYHYYRNEYKQAVDFFRKALRDEPTLAESDRRLARYYMTETFVSSAERFESKDDPEAAERDFARAVEVSPDYPDIRFRHGRVLEKLGRHDDAIREYEAALDSDHGYLDAKVALAFCLLAVGREEEAAERFAEALEMKVRHVRDPYEKGLLRLREGMIDEAREFLREAFFSAPDRFAEHYRKALQLLKAEDWENALDEMDQSMELNPKFADLHNYRGICLCQLDRVEEGIGAFRRSAALNPDYVEARLNLAFAQLRAGQFKEAESQLEAVLALDPTQTAAALKVEELRTGRASESRRTPPRGGTR
- a CDS encoding Stp1/IreP family PP2C-type Ser/Thr phosphatase, whose amino-acid sequence is MKPAAHGLTDVGRRRDKNEDAYLVEPSMGLYAVADGMGGHAAGEIASRLAMDALSDSMRRGGWNPDSDDTDEATRRLESAVLEANRRICDSIQFHDEQRGMGTTLVALLTAGGRAVLAHVGDSRAYLLRGGALVRLTSDHSWVNEQVKLGLLSDDDAQRHPMRNIVTRALGSRPDVAMDRGVEDMHTGDVFLLCSDGLNTMLSDDEIRDLMDRHRGQPESACQALVAAANQRGGEDNVTVVVVVVP